The Ziziphus jujuba cultivar Dongzao chromosome 1, ASM3175591v1 genome segment ttctaccTTTAGTGGGgggttatttgaagaataagaggaaaaactaaaaatgaaaataccttcAGTGCCTGCATAAAATGGGCACGTCAGGGCACAagcatattttattaggtatttGGATGGCATTTGATGACTGATGCATTTTTCTAACAAAGTTAAGGATGTAATTgtcaaatagattttttttttttcaaaaaaaaaacaatttagagGCACTAAAATGTCACaagtaatatataatttaaggaCTTTATGTGACATTATACAGTTAATAAATACCGCCTAAACGAACATACCGTTCCTTTGGTTCATTTGTCCATATGAAGGCAGGGTATACTCTTTTTAAATACAGTTCATTTTAATATCCAAAAAGAAACATACCGTTCATTTTATTACATtgcacataaaaaattaaaaaagataaaattgtattttctcGGTCAGGAGTCCAGCACTACCAAacaaaatcatatatgatttttttcttttgcaaggGGTATTGCATGTGAGAAAAGTAGGGCCATCGCAATGACTTATTAGCATAATAACGGATTTTGAgttaagttatttattttttatatttttattttttttggcggATGAATgaagttgttgttgttattattattactattattattattattattgtttccttCAACAAGCTCTGCAGTCCACGTAGAACAAGAGTACGGATTTCCAAAAGAAACCATTCATTTTGTTAGGCCTTAGTATCCGAGTCTcaatttccaaaataatgataataataataacaaactaggtttttttggcaacaacaaataaataaaacaggcCATACGCAGACCTGGAAGTTATCGGACAGAAAGATCTACACAACGCTTGTCTAGAAATCATGTGGCAAagctaattatatttaatactcGCTATGAACCAGAGTGAAGTAGAGGGAAAATCCAGGTGttgaaaaatacaagaaaaaacacATCTAGTAGGAAGAAGGTCAAGAATCTTGAGAAGCATAAAGCTGTACATGCCGGGGCCAAACCAGACCATAAACATCCTTCTTGTTATATCTTCGATCCCAAGACCAAGGTATATCTGCTCAGAGAATCAACAAAGAGATTGAATGCAACATACTGgcaaacagaaaaacaaagaacgagaaaagcaataaataagaagaatAACGCATCACCTTCAGATGAGTATGGTTGAGGAGGGAGTTCATAAGGCACAGGCAATGTAATTACTCCTGATGATGAAACTGTATTCGAGCTTCTTTCCCAGTTCAGAGTTACCAGTTCTGTTCTCCCTTCTCTAGAACTTTCTGATGATTCACATTTATCCTGAAACTCAGTTGACATAAATTATTGTTACTGATTTCTTCCTCACCATGAAATTCATCCCAGTCTACTGCcaaagttttttaaatattcgGTCAACTTATCAGAAGTCAGGTAGGTCTTACCTCTGGTGGATAGTCATTTGCGGTACAAGAAAATCCAGAACTGCATCTTTTAGATGGTAGAAACAGCACTCCCAGCTGAAATAACATACCCAAGGTGAATACAAACAAAGGTTCTTCATTGTGAACAGAAAATGGTAATATCAACTGTGTTTGCATAAATGGATAGCAACccacagaaaaagaaattcaaacagtTAAATGATATGTTAGCAATAAAGTTCTTGTATGGTATGGGCCTTGCTGTAAATTCTCCTCAAAAATGAACCTCAAccaattcattaaaatttcaaatatatagatattatatacAAAAGCCTCAAAAAAAAGGGACCATCAACTGAAAGTCAGAACCTTAGAAAAGCCCAACTAAACTGAAAGTATAACTACAGTAATGTTCAATCTCATCCACGAATTGTGAACTGAACATGGCATAGTCCTAACATGGATACCTCGTATGATCGAATCATGAGTTGGGAATTATTCTTCTGCAGTGCTCCCCAGGCAGCTTTGCTTAGATTAGCTGAGGTAAGCAAGAACCAACTGTTGGGAGTCCACGGTTAATGATAAGTCAGCATGAGTTAGCAAGCCAGAAATCATAGTATGGTaccaaaatattcaaaaattatatgaGGAAGCAAAATAAACAGGTTAGAAATGGAATCTTACGCAAGCTTCTGACCATTATAACGAGTGAATGTCTTTATATGTGGCATTGCACGACTGACATGAAAATTACATTTGTTAGTATCAATCAACAGAATGTagttgaatattaaaaaaatgataataatagtgaAGAAACTTATTTAGTCCACAAAATAGGAAAACAAGAAAATTGAGGGTCATTTAGGGCTTGTTTGGCCACATTTTGGTGCTTTCAAAAATTGTTAtcaaaagaaagaacaaaatagtTTTCCATTAAAAACAAGTGGTATTTGGATTAGTAGTTTTGGACATAATTCCCAAAAACATGGAGCTCAACCTATACTCGAAACACCTGGAAACATCTTTTAACCGTTctctaattgtttatttatttgttttcggAAGCCAATGGCCAAACACATGTACAAATTTTCAGGGAatactttttagttttcttaaaCAGGCCgaacaaaagtcaaaaaaaaaaaaaaaaaaaaaaacaaacaaacaaaaaaaaaggagaatgaATAACACAAGCTACATAGTAGCATTCACACAAGGGATAAGTTAGTTTTCCACGTCCAAACTTTCATAAGGAGAGATATGTACCAACGCCCTGTATGGCTTGCCTTCCATTTTGCCCAATACTTCCTCAAGAATGTTTTCTCAACATTCTTCAATGGACTTGGAATGGCATTTCCAGCTGCATAACCCTGaaaaagaacataaaacaaagaaaacaaaagcaacAATCACAGACGAGATGCAGAAAGCAAAGGAAAGAACAAACCATAGGATACATATTCGAATGAATAACAAATAGTAACtaacttttttataaaatctgcCAAATAAATTCAACTGCAATCGTGCTTCACAACTTTTCATGAATTTGGTTAGGCTACAGTTGCctgataaaagaaataattgttttattttcttttcgcAAGTTTAAATGAATGATCCTTTTTTTCCTTGGACCAATGAAATAGCTTCAGAGAAACAAGAAACCAATGAAAGTAAATATGTTAACATCCCATTTTACACAGGAAGATATTAGTTTTTAATCTATCTAAACTCACTATAtgtttttaccaaataaataaataaaacaaagccaatatattttagataatgTATCAAAATAGCTAACATCATTGTAGACGAAAACTtgctcataaaaaaaaaaaaaaaatttaataaaaaagtaaaaataaaaaagataaatgaaaactGTGTATTTCGGAGAATTTTCTAGCTCAAACTAATGAATAAATCTTTTTCCTTGAGGACATCGACACAAGTTAGAAACCAAGAGAACATGTTACCACCAAGCGCTAAAATTCaatcatattataaatatatggtattgcattaaaaaaaaattaagatttgaaTTTTATCAACGAAAAAGTCTTAGGTGTCCCTGTCTCTCTATAGTGGTAACCAGTCATGAATCTATCATCTAAAGATATGTAACCAGCTGATAAATAGAACAAATGACACCTCAAAAGTCAATATCGATCACCTCAAACATCTTCGAAAGTTAACCATATACCACTAGGAAGTTGACTCAATATGGTAACACCACACAAGCtttaatgaataaatagaaTAACCCACTAGACTGTACCTCTAAAGAGCATCTGACATCTTCTACAGTAGGCCATATAATTAGTGGCTCTCCAGGACCAAGAGGAGTTTTATCTTCTGATGAACCAGACGACATTGTAGATGCAAACTCTGCCATCCACTTCTCATCCAATGAACCAAGCGAGGAGAACTGTAAcaaaagaagaataaattaaacttataaCTGTTCTTTAAGTACAATTTGCATTACAACTGCTTCATTCGGATAATTACATTTAACAAGGGAATTTAGATTTTGAAAACGACCCCAAACCATTACCAAAAGATTTACATGCCTTGCATCATGCATGCACAGGGATCAACGGAGAAGgatcaaattaaattacaacTTCCAATCATCCATAATATGAGAGAAATAAAACAGAAATTACATCGATTCAAGAACTATTCATTAATCAAATTCTGCAATAAATTTAAAGTAAAACAGTAGCATCTACCTGATAAACAAGAGGAGACTTCCTGAACTCCTTATCAAAGGTACACTCCTGCAGAACAGTGCGTAGCTTCATATGTCCCCACTTTTTCAAACTGGTACCGTTATGATATCCAGGAACAGAAGCAATTAACCTCACCTGAAAATAAGGCAGTTGACCTCATATGGACCCACACTAAGCATGCTAGGAAAAACAGATACCACTTTTGAGATACATTATCCCAATCTGGGAAGAGAAACAGAATTGTACAAATTAAAGGAATGTAGATCATACCTCAGCATTGGTGTAatcaaagtttttgaaaaatgatgGGTTGATATTGAATCTTCCATGCGTTGGCAAATTAACAGAGAACTGAGGCCACTGTAAATATTGAactgacaaaaataaatagtaatgtTTTGAATATGAAGTAGCATTGCTAAGAGAAATGTTACTGAAGCAACATAATGAATGTCAAGCACTCTTTTCCCAAATTTTAAAGGTGAGCCTACATTCTGATTTACTCTAtcaatagaacaaaacaaacaaatgttTACACgggaaataatttttcaaaaaaataaaatttgttaactTAAAAAATGCCTACCTTAGATAGGTATATAGACAGACAAACACACAGATAGGAGAGGGGTGTTTGTCTCATATTGTACAAAAGAAACGAAAATCATTATCACAAACACTGATATCCAATTTGAACATCAAACAAAAGTAGTGCAGAGGGATAAAGTACCATTTCGAGTGTCCTTTTTGCATTAGAAGAACTTAAGGTCAAAGCTAAGCTTCCCGTAGTATTTACTTGATTAATTTCTAAAATGACTTTCAAGCACAACCTACcaactataattttttaagcTTACTTCCTGACTTTCAATTGTGGATCATGTTCAACTCCATcaggatattattattatacaagCAGGCATTCCcataatatggaaaataatGCAGCTTATAGAAGGGATCACTGGATCAGAGAGGTATTTACAATCAtcagaaattaattttaagacAAATATTAGAAGCTAAAAAGGAAATAGGATGGAGCAAGAAACTTTGATCAAAACAGTAGAGTATAGCTACCGTTTAAACACACATGCAGACACTGACACAAATAGACACAGACATATTATAAATTCCCTAAACGACGATATAGATCACAGCAATGCATTTAACACACAAAGATGTTGAAGGGATTGAAACAGGGGAATGAGTTCATCCACCTAGCTTGTTATGTTAATACCTTCAGTGCACTGAGATAATCAATCAAGTCATTTTCAAATGCACATCCTTTGCTTGGACTATTTTGTCCTTTCCAGGGGAAATCTTGCATCCACAAACCTTGGCTTTTGTTGTTCCAATCCACAAATATTAAGTTTGCAGTGTGTACAATAATTCTAACTCCTCGAGGATACACAAGAAGCATGGCTTTTGAGTGATGCGTACCAAATGAGATTGGTAATGGTGGTTTGTGCAAAATCCAATTTGCAggtttctttctctaaaatagTCAAAATTTAGAGATTAAAGTCCAGGTGCCAAAAATAAAGGATTGCATTAGCTGAGATTATTGTAAACAGAGGTAAGGCTAACCTTCATATGATCCACTATACCATCACCCTCACCATGAATCACCAGCACTTGAGGGATTTTCGCAAGTGTAGGACATGCTACAGTAGGAAAAGGAAAGGCAGAAGCAATAAGAATTAATGGGTAAGAAACAAATGAATGTACACAAAAACTGCAATCACAAGATTACTGATCTAATGAGCCTCAGGATGATATAACAAAAGTACACCACATAACAGGATCCTGGTCAGCATACACATCATAACCACAAAAATGTAACAAATATAGCTCtcaaacaatttaaaaagaaacatGAAAACTTTTACGAGTTCATTATCCATGTAAGAACTTTCCACCAGTAATATTGATACTCCATACACAAACAAAAACTTAAGTGAAATAGGAAACATTAGAGTGAAGATGACACAATCACTCACCAGGTATCAGCCAATCAATGTCTACCATGTAATTAGAAAGGATGGCGACATGGATATCCCcctaaaaaaagttaaatgaaATCAAACTACAATCTAACAATATAAGAATATGCAATCAATCAACTGACTTTTTTATTACTCCTTCCTCCTATAATTTTGTATGTTGGATATGCACCTGTTACATGCATAACTTAACTCCACAGTCATGCACACAACAAAAGAGAATTTAAGGGACTACAACGGTAAATTAACAAACTTAAGACCTACTATAACCTCAAATAAtacaacaaataatacaaataagGCCTATCCTTTAGTAAAGGAGTACAACTGTTACCTCAATCACATCCCCTATGGAAACACATGACGTATTTGCCCACTGAGGGAGTCCTTGAACCCGCAAGAGTCGAAAGGTGAGCGGTAATTTATCCTTTGGAACTTGAAAATGGCGAATGGCCTCACCATCAGTGTCTCTTTTGGACAATGAGTTCCCAGACTTCGTCACTACATTGCTTTCTTCCACTCTCCGTTTGATTTCCACCTCAACAGTCTTAAAAAATTCAGACAACAGCAAATCACTTGAGATTAAAATTTTATCCTCAAGCCAAATAGAAATTTCTTAAAATCACATTGAATTAGAGAATGAAAAAGGGTGAGGAAAGCAAAACATAGAACTAACATAGAGAAATGCAAAGgtcaaaaaatttacaaatataaaaatagaggCACCTTAGGATTTCTCGAAGAAACTTTATCTTCAGAAACAACTCTCAACCTCTTCGCCTCACCTTTACCAGGTTCAATTCCATCATCTGAAACCCTCTTATGAGTATCAAGAAAAGATGCATTTTTATCACCACCCAACATCACATACATGAAAAAATGATGCCCCGGAATCAACTCAATAATATCACCACCAATAACAGTCTCATTTTCCCGAGAATACAGCTTCTTCCTACTGTTCCCAGAATTAACAACAACCGGATTGGTTCCTTCCTACAATCCCACACAACAGCATCAAACAAAAAAGCATAAACCCATTTGCACgaataatgttattttttggAATAGGGACTAAGGTAGATCGATACTTACCACGATTAAACTAGCCGAGCCATCCGAAGAAACGTTGAGAGTGAGATGCTTGCGGCTGAGTCTTTTGTCCGAAAGGGAAATGCTGTCGCGCCCTATAAAGTTCACGCCTTGAAAAATGGGTATTTGGGGGATTGAAGCGTCTTCTTCTAGCCTTTCGTTAAGCGGAACCAAACGACCAATCTATACAAAGTAAACCAAAAACCAATCAGAAAATGAGAAAGTTTCATCATAAAGAAGATATGGGAAAAAGCAGCGGAGGTAAAGGGCATGCAAAAGGGACCTGAGGTTGAGCAGCCATGGAAGCGTATTTGGTTGCATGAGAACCAAAGGACAGAGACAAGGCCACTTTATTCGGAGTCCAAGAAAAACATTGGGGAGTAGCAGAATGTGAGGGGGttttagagaaagaaagtgAAGAGTGAGAGTTCAGGCCGAGTAAGAGAGAAGACAGAAGAGAGCTTGTGCAACTGCGAAAAGCCTGAGGCACCGAATTTTTGATTCACTAAGAAGAAAGAAACCGAGACTCTCGCTAAGACCTGTGGCCAAAGCTGAGAAATTGGAATTTTCGGTTTGCTCGGAAAAATACAAGTTTTTCAATCGCCTAACTTGGTGTCATTTCACAGCTTCCCAAGTTCCTCCAATTCAATTAACAAAAAACTAGAAATTGTGAtgtcccaaaataaataaatcaacgaAAATTTGTTATAACTATGAAATCAATTTGTATTTTTCATCGATCCGTAATTATTTCTAAAACATGATATCTTTTTGTGACCATAAGTCCATAAGTAATGCAATTAATTGTCTATTATTTAAATAGGTACTATACTTTTAATTCACaagtttttagaacttttttttttttaattttttaatggttaGAGTTACTCTAAACCCAATCGTCTGGAACAAAATTGttcaaaagtaaaagaaatggtttattatttgaattttttatatatattttttcccgtTAAAAACCatctaaattttatcttttggtcaagaaaaataaaatatcattgaaaatcaaaaatccatattacaaaaataaagcaGAATGTCACCGGCGTCAAGTTGTTTTCTCACTTTCTTGATGAAAAGTTGTTTACTAATGTTACCGGCGTCACGTTGTTTACCgacttatttaccaaataaaacaaCTTGGTTACCCAATAAttggataaaatttttttttttttaattgtttaccAAATGATAGTGCAAAATAACATGTTATTTTAAACATGGATATGTGCAACTCAATGCCAGTAATATAATGGCATGGCATGTCATCACTCGGCAACAGGTAACAACTTTTGTATTCATAGCATTTTCGTCAAATCTCTTggccatatataaatatgtaaataaaagcaCCATGTAAAATCAGAACActgaattatgaattaaaacACAGAGCACCAAAATCAGCAAGAGACATACCCAATAACAGTAAAATTTGGTATTAAGTTTTTCCAAGCAAAATTTTCAACTGGGAAATAAGGAATCTCAACAttttccttttccatttttatttttattttatttattttgtgttaaatcATTCTCAAcctaagataaataaaatagtgTAATATTCATCAACAAACAAATAACTTAGACCAGCAAATCCACCAGGTTACCTCATCATTATCAATTAACACGTCCGGATAAGTACTTTTACAAATATAacatagcatatatatatatatatatatatatatatatatatatatatatgtatatatttggtaaGTTATATAGCAAGATAACTACTTATACCTCTCACCCCAAGAACCATCTCCACAAGTCTCATCTTCATGCTTCAACTATAAGACGTTAAATAATACAATTTGATAATTTAGTGGCTTGCAAAATGATAATCCTACTCTTTCCCTGCATAAACCAACCTCATAGTTCACCTAACTCAGTTCGAATGAGTGTacgtttatatattgatttaattttaccaaaaattgTGTTGTCATTGGAAATTACTTGGAGGGCATAACCTCAAGACAGCAAGGCAACAAAATCTGCTATCTTCTGCGCTTGGACTCTTTCCGCATCTCCGCCAGATAGCTCTCTAAGTTGGATTTTTCCCATAATCGTTTACCAACAAGATCTTCCTTTGTAAATTCATCTAACAAACACAACAGggataattaatttagtaaaactCAACTGATATGAAGAACCTCTAGTCTCTAGACCA includes the following:
- the LOC107419554 gene encoding tyrosyl-DNA phosphodiesterase 1; translated protein: MAAQPQIGRLVPLNERLEEDASIPQIPIFQGVNFIGRDSISLSDKRLSRKHLTLNVSSDGSASLIVEGTNPVVVNSGNSRKKLYSRENETVIGGDIIELIPGHHFFMYVMLGGDKNASFLDTHKRVSDDGIEPGKGEAKRLRVVSEDKVSSRNPKTVEVEIKRRVEESNVVTKSGNSLSKRDTDGEAIRHFQVPKDKLPLTFRLLRVQGLPQWANTSCVSIGDVIEGDIHVAILSNYMVDIDWLIPACPTLAKIPQVLVIHGEGDGIVDHMKRKKPANWILHKPPLPISFGTHHSKAMLLVYPRGVRIIVHTANLIFVDWNNKSQGLWMQDFPWKGQNSPSKGCAFENDLIDYLSALKWPQFSVNLPTHGRFNINPSFFKNFDYTNAEVRLIASVPGYHNGTSLKKWGHMKLRTVLQECTFDKEFRKSPLVYQFSSLGSLDEKWMAEFASTMSSGSSEDKTPLGPGEPLIIWPTVEDVRCSLEGYAAGNAIPSPLKNVEKTFLRKYWAKWKASHTGRCRAMPHIKTFTRYNGQKLAWFLLTSANLSKAAWGALQKNNSQLMIRSYELGVLFLPSKRCSSGFSCTANDYPPEDKCESSESSREGRTELVTLNWERSSNTVSSSGVITLPVPYELPPQPYSSEDIPWSWDRRYNKKDVYGLVWPRHVQLYASQDS